From one Brachypodium distachyon strain Bd21 chromosome 4, Brachypodium_distachyon_v3.0, whole genome shotgun sequence genomic stretch:
- the LOC100828626 gene encoding kinesin-like protein KIN-7I isoform X5 codes for MDRIHVTVRARPLSAEDAQSSPWRISGNAVALTAQPSTRFEFDRIFGEECRTADVYMARTKHIVDSAVQGFNGTVFAYGQTNSGKTYTMRGSDDEPGIIPLAIHDLFRSIQEHMDREFLVRMSYMEIYNEEINDLLVPEHRKLQIHENSERGIYVAGLSEEIVTHPEQVLDFVSFGESRRHIGETNMNVYSSRSHTIFRMVVESREKVDDSDSGDSCDAVRVSVLNLVDLAGSERAAKTGAEGVRLKEGSHINKSLMTLGTVIKKLSEGIKGQGGHVPYRDSKLTRILQPALGGNANTAIICNITLAQVHADETKSSLQFASRALRVTNCAEVNEILTDAALLKRQRKEIEELRAKLKNSQSEHCDEDILNLRNTLLQSELEKERIALELEEERKAKEQREKRLLQQAKKIENLSSLVLNSERDDRTVVSSKNKRRQTWCPKPQSRQFDVEVLEPAEQGSVRSSVGDGRHMGMPPHFEELMQESYINNSGRPAHGCSSRDLSNEDVSLPDSHALLHVTSRRKPTTMKKSDQDQFGGLVPELPQEWKDTMRSQEITKPGGLSARESEAILVIKQLQDQQVKLLELEKSSIQNNLDDVLELAIQQKASFSEKYEELQQNALAAQEQAKIANEKLSALSTTAKSKEELLYEFFSNVLMETQGLAVQMDQSTHSVDNAISFIEELFQNLSKMAENIAELKQSSYVHITQSSYVIRDHEKISRKLMEKITGLESEKKLLYEQFLEQQDELQRTKSSLGSCEKSMNDCTLQHEMEKDSILSELLTLQKEVLTLSSSSLMKEKESIRKELDRTKTKLRETENKLKNYIQGKIKLEGEKAEAHREIKKLQSQKTLLERDLRKHDSLVVDKRHELNVKPEELAGLFDQAGQMQEDYQRLELLASDMEAEIASLQETLMTSTGEKEEALSKLDLIALEQEDLENRFSATESKMMSLSEEVTLLTKKLEASESFGRKMEASLSSVSSEKEDLGMQLTDVLLEMESERSMWIAKEKAYLEAKQQVNKCNDENSKLSEDLIKVRQELAQCRELLGTLEGKMVLSMEHDRHDKKFCRENCEESEQLVEKGRDIDNDNAVLKNQELYKQLLLITEERDTLISRTEQMSLVINESEVLKEVSDKKAKANIEELNCRISTMEVKMKNDALTYNKEKTKLRMQIRWLQPELDANRGSLKEAVEERALMDKKYHEATAMLKQKLAEMCREVLKLREELKNLKGASN; via the exons ATGGACCGGATCCACGTCACCGTGCGAGCGCGGCCGCTCTCGGCGGAGGATGCGCAGAGCAGCCCGTGGCGGATCTCCGGCAACGCCGTCGCGCTCACTGCCCAGCCCTCCACGCGCTTCGAATTCG ACAGGATATTTGGTGAGGAGTGCCGAACTGCTGACGTCTACATGGCCCGCACGAAGCACATCGTCGATTCTGCGGTGCAAGGGTTCAACG GTACTGTTTTTGCATATGGACAAACAAACAGTGGAAAGACCTATACAATGAGAGGTTCTGATGATGAACCTGGAATAATACCGCTCGCGATTCACGATTTATTTCGAAGTATACAAGAG CATATGGATAGAGAATTCCTTGTCCGTATGTCTTATATGGAGATTTACAATGAAGAGATTAATGATCTTCTTGTCCCAGAACATCGAAAATTGCAGATTCATGAGAATTCTGAG AGAGGCATATATGTTGCTGGCTTAAGTGAGGAAATTGTAACCCATCCCGAACAAGTCCTGGATTTCGTGTCATTTGGGGAAT CCCGTCGTCATATTGGGGAGACAAATATGAATGTCTATAGCAGCCGTTCTCATACTATATTTCGCATG GTTGTTGAGAGTCGAGAAAAAGTTGATGACAGTGACTCCGGAGATTCCTGTGATGCTGTTCGAGTATCTGTCCTG AATCTGGTAGACTTAGCTGGTTCAGAACGTGCTGCAAAGACTGGTGCAGAGGGTGTGAGACTCAAGGAGGGTTCCCACATTAACAAAAGTTTAATGACTCTCGGTACGGTAATCAAGAAACTAAGCGAAGGCATAAAAGGTCAAGG GGGACATGTTCCTTACCGGGATAGTAAGTTGACAAGGATACTGCAACCTGCTCTGGGTGGAAATGCCAACACGGCCATCATTTGTAATATAACACTTGCACAG GTCCATGCAGATGAGACTAAAAGCAGCTTACAATTTGCCAGTAGGGCATTACGTGTTACAAATTGTGCAGAAGTTAATGAG ATTTTGACAGATGCCGCTCTATTAAAACGCCAAAGGAAAGAAATAGAGGAGCTTCGCGCAAAACTTAAG AACTCTCAAAGTGAACACTGCGATGAAGATATTCTGAATTTGAGAAACACGCTACTACAG AGTGAACTGGAGAAGGAGAGAATTGCATTAGAGTTGGAAGAGGAAAGGAAAGCTAAAGAGCAACGTGAGAAGAGGTTGCTTCAGCAAGCAAAGAAAATTGAAAATCTTAGTTCTCTGGTTTTAAATTCAGAGAGAGATGACAGGACTGTTGTTTCTAGTAAG aacaaaagaaggcaAACATGGTGTCCCAAACCACAATCAAGGCAGTTTGATGTTGAG GTTCTAGAACCTGCAGAACAAGGCTCTGTGAGGAGCTCAGTTGGGGACGGGCGTCACATGGGGATGCCCCCGCATTTTGAAGAGCTAATGCAAGAAAGCTACATAAACAACAGTGGCCGTCCTGCTCATGGTTGTTCATCAAGGGATTTATCCAATGAAGATGTTTCTCTTCCTGATTCACATGCTTTGCTGCATGTTACCAGCAGAAGAAAGCCAACTACAATG AAGAAATCAGATCAAGATCAATTTGGGGGGTTAGTACCTGAACTACCCCAAGAGTGGAAAGACACCATGCGAAGTCAGGAAATCACCAAGCCTGGTGGCTTATCTGCTAGAGAATCTGAGGCAATTCTTGTCATTAAACAACTTCAAGATCAG CAGGTCAAGTTGCTGGAGTTAGAGAAGAGTTCTATTCAAAATAACTTGGATGATGTTCTTGAGTTGGCAATCCAGCAGAAGGCTTCTTTTAGCGAGAAGTATGAAGAG CTTCAGCAGAATGCTCTAGCAGCACAAGAACAAGCAAAAATTGCTAATGAGAAGCTATCAGCACTGTCTACTACTGCAAAATCCAAAGAG GAACTATTGTATGAATTCTTCAGCAATGTATTGATGGAGACTCAAGGACTCGCTGTGCAGATGGATCAATCGACACACTCAGTTGACAATGCTATTTCTTTCATTGAAGAACTCTTTCAGAATCTCTCCAAGATGGCAGAAAACATAGCT GAACTAAAGCAGTCTTCGTATGTACATATAACACAGTCCAGTTATGTGATTAGGGATCATGAGAAAATTTCAAGAAAATTGATGGAGAAAATCACTGGTCTTGAATCGGAGAAG AAACTGTTATATGAACAGTTCCTAGAGCAACAAGATGAACTTCAGAGGACGAAGTCCAGTCTAGGAAGCTGCGAGAAGTCTATGAAT GATTGTACCCTTCAACATGAGATGGAGAAGGATAGCATTCTCTCAGAGCTTCTAACCCTCCAAAAGGAAGTCTTAACCTTGTCGTCATCTTCCCTAATGAAAGAAAAGGAGTCTATCCGAAAGGAACTTGacagaacaaaaacaaagttACGAGAGACTGAAAACAAACTTAAGAACTATATTCAAGGAAAAATAAAGCTTGAG GGTGAAAAAGCTGAGGCCCACAGAGAAATAAAGAAGTTGCAAAGCCAGAAGACTCTTCTTGAACGTGATCTACGGAAGCATGATTCACTCGTTGTTGATAAAAGGCATGAGCTGAATGTGAAGCCAGAAGAACTTGCTGGACTTTTTGATCAAGCTGGTCAGATGCAG GAGGACTATCAAAGGCTTGAGCTCCTTGCTTCTGATATGGAGGCTGAAATTGCTTCTTTGCAAGAAACTTTAATGACTTCAACtggagaaaaggaagaagcacTATCTAAACTAGATCTTATTGCGTTGGAACAGGAAGATCTCGAAAATAGGTTTAGTGCCACAGAATCGAAGATGATGTCCTTGAGCGAGGAGGTTACTCTTCTG ACCAAAAAGCTAGAGGCATCTGAGTCTTTTGGTAGAAAAATGGAGGCTTCCCTCAGTTCTGTATCAAGTGAAAAAGAAGACTTGGGAATG CAACTTACGGATGTCCTTCTGGAAATGGAGTCTGAAAGATCAATGTGGATAGCCAAGGAGAAAGCATATCTAGAAGCTAAGCAACAAGTGAATAAATGCAATGATGAGAATAGCAAATTATCAGAAGATTTGATTAAG GTGAGACAAGAGCTGGCCCAATGTAGAGAACTGTTGGGAACTCTAGAGGGCAAAATGGTTCTTTCCATGGAGCATGACAGACATGATAAAAAGTTCTG CAGGGAGAATTGTGAAGAATCAGAACAACTTGTGGAGAAAGGAAGAGACATTGATAACGACAATGCTGTACTTAAAAAT CAGGAACTTTACAAGCAACTACTGCTTATCACAGAAGAACGAGATACCTTAATTTCTAGGACGGAACAGATGAGTTTAGTTATCAATGAATCAGAAGTTTTAAAGGAGGTTTCTGATAAGAAG GCTAAAGCTAATATAGAAGAGTTGAACTGTCGGATATCTACCATGGAAGTCAAGATGAAAAAT
- the LOC100828626 gene encoding kinesin-like protein KIN-7I isoform X1, with protein MDRIHVTVRARPLSAEDAQSSPWRISGNAVALTAQPSTRFEFDRIFGEECRTADVYMARTKHIVDSAVQGFNGTVFAYGQTNSGKTYTMRGSDDEPGIIPLAIHDLFRSIQEHMDREFLVRMSYMEIYNEEINDLLVPEHRKLQIHENSERGIYVAGLSEEIVTHPEQVLDFVSFGESRRHIGETNMNVYSSRSHTIFRMVVESREKVDDSDSGDSCDAVRVSVLNLVDLAGSERAAKTGAEGVRLKEGSHINKSLMTLGTVIKKLSEGIKGQGGHVPYRDSKLTRILQPALGGNANTAIICNITLAQVHADETKSSLQFASRALRVTNCAEVNEILTDAALLKRQRKEIEELRAKLKNSQSEHCDEDILNLRNTLLQSELEKERIALELEEERKAKEQREKRLLQQAKKIENLSSLVLNSERDDRTVVSSKNKRRQTWCPKPQSRQFDVEVLEPAEQGSVRSSVGDGRHMGMPPHFEELMQESYINNSGRPAHGCSSRDLSNEDVSLPDSHALLHVTSRRKPTTMKKSDQDQFGGLVPELPQEWKDTMRSQEITKPGGLSARESEAILVIKQLQDQQVKLLELEKSSIQNNLDDVLELAIQQKASFSEKYEELQQNALAAQEQAKIANEKLSALSTTAKSKEELLYEFFSNVLMETQGLAVQMDQSTHSVDNAISFIEELFQNLSKMAENIAELKQSSYVHITQSSYVIRDHEKISRKLMEKITGLESEKKLLYEQFLEQQDELQRTKSSLGSCEKSMNDCTLQHEMEKDSILSELLTLQKEVLTLSSSSLMKEKESIRKELDRTKTKLRETENKLKNYIQGKIKLEGEKAEAHREIKKLQSQKTLLERDLRKHDSLVVDKRHELNVKPEELAGLFDQAGQMQEDYQRLELLASDMEAEIASLQETLMTSTGEKEEALSKLDLIALEQEDLENRFSATESKMMSLSEEVTLLTKKLEASESFGRKMEASLSSVSSEKEDLGMQLTDVLLEMESERSMWIAKEKAYLEAKQQVNKCNDENSKLSEDLIKVRQELAQCRELLGTLEGKMVLSMEHDRHDKKFCRENCEESEQLVEKGRDIDNDNAVLKNQELYKQLLLITEERDTLISRTEQMSLVINESEVLKEVSDKKLIQAKANIEELNCRISTMEVKMKNDALTYNKEKTKLRMQIRWLQPELDANRGSLKEAVEERALMDKKYHEATAMLKQKLAEMCREVLKLREELKNLKGASN; from the exons ATGGACCGGATCCACGTCACCGTGCGAGCGCGGCCGCTCTCGGCGGAGGATGCGCAGAGCAGCCCGTGGCGGATCTCCGGCAACGCCGTCGCGCTCACTGCCCAGCCCTCCACGCGCTTCGAATTCG ACAGGATATTTGGTGAGGAGTGCCGAACTGCTGACGTCTACATGGCCCGCACGAAGCACATCGTCGATTCTGCGGTGCAAGGGTTCAACG GTACTGTTTTTGCATATGGACAAACAAACAGTGGAAAGACCTATACAATGAGAGGTTCTGATGATGAACCTGGAATAATACCGCTCGCGATTCACGATTTATTTCGAAGTATACAAGAG CATATGGATAGAGAATTCCTTGTCCGTATGTCTTATATGGAGATTTACAATGAAGAGATTAATGATCTTCTTGTCCCAGAACATCGAAAATTGCAGATTCATGAGAATTCTGAG AGAGGCATATATGTTGCTGGCTTAAGTGAGGAAATTGTAACCCATCCCGAACAAGTCCTGGATTTCGTGTCATTTGGGGAAT CCCGTCGTCATATTGGGGAGACAAATATGAATGTCTATAGCAGCCGTTCTCATACTATATTTCGCATG GTTGTTGAGAGTCGAGAAAAAGTTGATGACAGTGACTCCGGAGATTCCTGTGATGCTGTTCGAGTATCTGTCCTG AATCTGGTAGACTTAGCTGGTTCAGAACGTGCTGCAAAGACTGGTGCAGAGGGTGTGAGACTCAAGGAGGGTTCCCACATTAACAAAAGTTTAATGACTCTCGGTACGGTAATCAAGAAACTAAGCGAAGGCATAAAAGGTCAAGG GGGACATGTTCCTTACCGGGATAGTAAGTTGACAAGGATACTGCAACCTGCTCTGGGTGGAAATGCCAACACGGCCATCATTTGTAATATAACACTTGCACAG GTCCATGCAGATGAGACTAAAAGCAGCTTACAATTTGCCAGTAGGGCATTACGTGTTACAAATTGTGCAGAAGTTAATGAG ATTTTGACAGATGCCGCTCTATTAAAACGCCAAAGGAAAGAAATAGAGGAGCTTCGCGCAAAACTTAAG AACTCTCAAAGTGAACACTGCGATGAAGATATTCTGAATTTGAGAAACACGCTACTACAG AGTGAACTGGAGAAGGAGAGAATTGCATTAGAGTTGGAAGAGGAAAGGAAAGCTAAAGAGCAACGTGAGAAGAGGTTGCTTCAGCAAGCAAAGAAAATTGAAAATCTTAGTTCTCTGGTTTTAAATTCAGAGAGAGATGACAGGACTGTTGTTTCTAGTAAG aacaaaagaaggcaAACATGGTGTCCCAAACCACAATCAAGGCAGTTTGATGTTGAG GTTCTAGAACCTGCAGAACAAGGCTCTGTGAGGAGCTCAGTTGGGGACGGGCGTCACATGGGGATGCCCCCGCATTTTGAAGAGCTAATGCAAGAAAGCTACATAAACAACAGTGGCCGTCCTGCTCATGGTTGTTCATCAAGGGATTTATCCAATGAAGATGTTTCTCTTCCTGATTCACATGCTTTGCTGCATGTTACCAGCAGAAGAAAGCCAACTACAATG AAGAAATCAGATCAAGATCAATTTGGGGGGTTAGTACCTGAACTACCCCAAGAGTGGAAAGACACCATGCGAAGTCAGGAAATCACCAAGCCTGGTGGCTTATCTGCTAGAGAATCTGAGGCAATTCTTGTCATTAAACAACTTCAAGATCAG CAGGTCAAGTTGCTGGAGTTAGAGAAGAGTTCTATTCAAAATAACTTGGATGATGTTCTTGAGTTGGCAATCCAGCAGAAGGCTTCTTTTAGCGAGAAGTATGAAGAG CTTCAGCAGAATGCTCTAGCAGCACAAGAACAAGCAAAAATTGCTAATGAGAAGCTATCAGCACTGTCTACTACTGCAAAATCCAAAGAG GAACTATTGTATGAATTCTTCAGCAATGTATTGATGGAGACTCAAGGACTCGCTGTGCAGATGGATCAATCGACACACTCAGTTGACAATGCTATTTCTTTCATTGAAGAACTCTTTCAGAATCTCTCCAAGATGGCAGAAAACATAGCT GAACTAAAGCAGTCTTCGTATGTACATATAACACAGTCCAGTTATGTGATTAGGGATCATGAGAAAATTTCAAGAAAATTGATGGAGAAAATCACTGGTCTTGAATCGGAGAAG AAACTGTTATATGAACAGTTCCTAGAGCAACAAGATGAACTTCAGAGGACGAAGTCCAGTCTAGGAAGCTGCGAGAAGTCTATGAAT GATTGTACCCTTCAACATGAGATGGAGAAGGATAGCATTCTCTCAGAGCTTCTAACCCTCCAAAAGGAAGTCTTAACCTTGTCGTCATCTTCCCTAATGAAAGAAAAGGAGTCTATCCGAAAGGAACTTGacagaacaaaaacaaagttACGAGAGACTGAAAACAAACTTAAGAACTATATTCAAGGAAAAATAAAGCTTGAG GGTGAAAAAGCTGAGGCCCACAGAGAAATAAAGAAGTTGCAAAGCCAGAAGACTCTTCTTGAACGTGATCTACGGAAGCATGATTCACTCGTTGTTGATAAAAGGCATGAGCTGAATGTGAAGCCAGAAGAACTTGCTGGACTTTTTGATCAAGCTGGTCAGATGCAG GAGGACTATCAAAGGCTTGAGCTCCTTGCTTCTGATATGGAGGCTGAAATTGCTTCTTTGCAAGAAACTTTAATGACTTCAACtggagaaaaggaagaagcacTATCTAAACTAGATCTTATTGCGTTGGAACAGGAAGATCTCGAAAATAGGTTTAGTGCCACAGAATCGAAGATGATGTCCTTGAGCGAGGAGGTTACTCTTCTG ACCAAAAAGCTAGAGGCATCTGAGTCTTTTGGTAGAAAAATGGAGGCTTCCCTCAGTTCTGTATCAAGTGAAAAAGAAGACTTGGGAATG CAACTTACGGATGTCCTTCTGGAAATGGAGTCTGAAAGATCAATGTGGATAGCCAAGGAGAAAGCATATCTAGAAGCTAAGCAACAAGTGAATAAATGCAATGATGAGAATAGCAAATTATCAGAAGATTTGATTAAG GTGAGACAAGAGCTGGCCCAATGTAGAGAACTGTTGGGAACTCTAGAGGGCAAAATGGTTCTTTCCATGGAGCATGACAGACATGATAAAAAGTTCTG CAGGGAGAATTGTGAAGAATCAGAACAACTTGTGGAGAAAGGAAGAGACATTGATAACGACAATGCTGTACTTAAAAAT CAGGAACTTTACAAGCAACTACTGCTTATCACAGAAGAACGAGATACCTTAATTTCTAGGACGGAACAGATGAGTTTAGTTATCAATGAATCAGAAGTTTTAAAGGAGGTTTCTGATAAGAAG CTAATACAGGCTAAAGCTAATATAGAAGAGTTGAACTGTCGGATATCTACCATGGAAGTCAAGATGAAAAAT
- the LOC100828626 gene encoding kinesin-like protein KIN-7I isoform X7 encodes MDREFLVRMSYMEIYNEEINDLLVPEHRKLQIHENSERGIYVAGLSEEIVTHPEQVLDFVSFGESRRHIGETNMNVYSSRSHTIFRMVVESREKVDDSDSGDSCDAVRVSVLNLVDLAGSERAAKTGAEGVRLKEGSHINKSLMTLGTVIKKLSEGIKGQGGHVPYRDSKLTRILQPALGGNANTAIICNITLAQVHADETKSSLQFASRALRVTNCAEVNEILTDAALLKRQRKEIEELRAKLKNSQSEHCDEDILNLRNTLLQSELEKERIALELEEERKAKEQREKRLLQQAKKIENLSSLVLNSERDDRTVVSSKNKRRQTWCPKPQSRQFDVEVLEPAEQGSVRSSVGDGRHMGMPPHFEELMQESYINNSGRPAHGCSSRDLSNEDVSLPDSHALLHVTSRRKPTTMKKSDQDQFGGLVPELPQEWKDTMRSQEITKPGGLSARESEAILVIKQLQDQQVKLLELEKSSIQNNLDDVLELAIQQKASFSEKYEELQQNALAAQEQAKIANEKLSALSTTAKSKEELLYEFFSNVLMETQGLAVQMDQSTHSVDNAISFIEELFQNLSKMAENIAELKQSSYVHITQSSYVIRDHEKISRKLMEKITGLESEKKLLYEQFLEQQDELQRTKSSLGSCEKSMNDCTLQHEMEKDSILSELLTLQKEVLTLSSSSLMKEKESIRKELDRTKTKLRETENKLKNYIQGKIKLEGEKAEAHREIKKLQSQKTLLERDLRKHDSLVVDKRHELNVKPEELAGLFDQAGQMQEDYQRLELLASDMEAEIASLQETLMTSTGEKEEALSKLDLIALEQEDLENRFSATESKMMSLSEEVTLLTKKLEASESFGRKMEASLSSVSSEKEDLGMQLTDVLLEMESERSMWIAKEKAYLEAKQQVNKCNDENSKLSEDLIKVRQELAQCRELLGTLEGKMVLSMEHDRHDKKFCRENCEESEQLVEKGRDIDNDNAVLKNQELYKQLLLITEERDTLISRTEQMSLVINESEVLKEVSDKKLIQAKANIEELNCRISTMEVKMKNDALTYNKEKTKLRMQIRWLQPELDANRGSLKEAVEERALMDKKYHEATAMLKQKLAEMCREVLKLREELKNLKGASN; translated from the exons ATGGATAGAGAATTCCTTGTCCGTATGTCTTATATGGAGATTTACAATGAAGAGATTAATGATCTTCTTGTCCCAGAACATCGAAAATTGCAGATTCATGAGAATTCTGAG AGAGGCATATATGTTGCTGGCTTAAGTGAGGAAATTGTAACCCATCCCGAACAAGTCCTGGATTTCGTGTCATTTGGGGAAT CCCGTCGTCATATTGGGGAGACAAATATGAATGTCTATAGCAGCCGTTCTCATACTATATTTCGCATG GTTGTTGAGAGTCGAGAAAAAGTTGATGACAGTGACTCCGGAGATTCCTGTGATGCTGTTCGAGTATCTGTCCTG AATCTGGTAGACTTAGCTGGTTCAGAACGTGCTGCAAAGACTGGTGCAGAGGGTGTGAGACTCAAGGAGGGTTCCCACATTAACAAAAGTTTAATGACTCTCGGTACGGTAATCAAGAAACTAAGCGAAGGCATAAAAGGTCAAGG GGGACATGTTCCTTACCGGGATAGTAAGTTGACAAGGATACTGCAACCTGCTCTGGGTGGAAATGCCAACACGGCCATCATTTGTAATATAACACTTGCACAG GTCCATGCAGATGAGACTAAAAGCAGCTTACAATTTGCCAGTAGGGCATTACGTGTTACAAATTGTGCAGAAGTTAATGAG ATTTTGACAGATGCCGCTCTATTAAAACGCCAAAGGAAAGAAATAGAGGAGCTTCGCGCAAAACTTAAG AACTCTCAAAGTGAACACTGCGATGAAGATATTCTGAATTTGAGAAACACGCTACTACAG AGTGAACTGGAGAAGGAGAGAATTGCATTAGAGTTGGAAGAGGAAAGGAAAGCTAAAGAGCAACGTGAGAAGAGGTTGCTTCAGCAAGCAAAGAAAATTGAAAATCTTAGTTCTCTGGTTTTAAATTCAGAGAGAGATGACAGGACTGTTGTTTCTAGTAAG aacaaaagaaggcaAACATGGTGTCCCAAACCACAATCAAGGCAGTTTGATGTTGAG GTTCTAGAACCTGCAGAACAAGGCTCTGTGAGGAGCTCAGTTGGGGACGGGCGTCACATGGGGATGCCCCCGCATTTTGAAGAGCTAATGCAAGAAAGCTACATAAACAACAGTGGCCGTCCTGCTCATGGTTGTTCATCAAGGGATTTATCCAATGAAGATGTTTCTCTTCCTGATTCACATGCTTTGCTGCATGTTACCAGCAGAAGAAAGCCAACTACAATG AAGAAATCAGATCAAGATCAATTTGGGGGGTTAGTACCTGAACTACCCCAAGAGTGGAAAGACACCATGCGAAGTCAGGAAATCACCAAGCCTGGTGGCTTATCTGCTAGAGAATCTGAGGCAATTCTTGTCATTAAACAACTTCAAGATCAG CAGGTCAAGTTGCTGGAGTTAGAGAAGAGTTCTATTCAAAATAACTTGGATGATGTTCTTGAGTTGGCAATCCAGCAGAAGGCTTCTTTTAGCGAGAAGTATGAAGAG CTTCAGCAGAATGCTCTAGCAGCACAAGAACAAGCAAAAATTGCTAATGAGAAGCTATCAGCACTGTCTACTACTGCAAAATCCAAAGAG GAACTATTGTATGAATTCTTCAGCAATGTATTGATGGAGACTCAAGGACTCGCTGTGCAGATGGATCAATCGACACACTCAGTTGACAATGCTATTTCTTTCATTGAAGAACTCTTTCAGAATCTCTCCAAGATGGCAGAAAACATAGCT GAACTAAAGCAGTCTTCGTATGTACATATAACACAGTCCAGTTATGTGATTAGGGATCATGAGAAAATTTCAAGAAAATTGATGGAGAAAATCACTGGTCTTGAATCGGAGAAG AAACTGTTATATGAACAGTTCCTAGAGCAACAAGATGAACTTCAGAGGACGAAGTCCAGTCTAGGAAGCTGCGAGAAGTCTATGAAT GATTGTACCCTTCAACATGAGATGGAGAAGGATAGCATTCTCTCAGAGCTTCTAACCCTCCAAAAGGAAGTCTTAACCTTGTCGTCATCTTCCCTAATGAAAGAAAAGGAGTCTATCCGAAAGGAACTTGacagaacaaaaacaaagttACGAGAGACTGAAAACAAACTTAAGAACTATATTCAAGGAAAAATAAAGCTTGAG GGTGAAAAAGCTGAGGCCCACAGAGAAATAAAGAAGTTGCAAAGCCAGAAGACTCTTCTTGAACGTGATCTACGGAAGCATGATTCACTCGTTGTTGATAAAAGGCATGAGCTGAATGTGAAGCCAGAAGAACTTGCTGGACTTTTTGATCAAGCTGGTCAGATGCAG GAGGACTATCAAAGGCTTGAGCTCCTTGCTTCTGATATGGAGGCTGAAATTGCTTCTTTGCAAGAAACTTTAATGACTTCAACtggagaaaaggaagaagcacTATCTAAACTAGATCTTATTGCGTTGGAACAGGAAGATCTCGAAAATAGGTTTAGTGCCACAGAATCGAAGATGATGTCCTTGAGCGAGGAGGTTACTCTTCTG ACCAAAAAGCTAGAGGCATCTGAGTCTTTTGGTAGAAAAATGGAGGCTTCCCTCAGTTCTGTATCAAGTGAAAAAGAAGACTTGGGAATG CAACTTACGGATGTCCTTCTGGAAATGGAGTCTGAAAGATCAATGTGGATAGCCAAGGAGAAAGCATATCTAGAAGCTAAGCAACAAGTGAATAAATGCAATGATGAGAATAGCAAATTATCAGAAGATTTGATTAAG GTGAGACAAGAGCTGGCCCAATGTAGAGAACTGTTGGGAACTCTAGAGGGCAAAATGGTTCTTTCCATGGAGCATGACAGACATGATAAAAAGTTCTG CAGGGAGAATTGTGAAGAATCAGAACAACTTGTGGAGAAAGGAAGAGACATTGATAACGACAATGCTGTACTTAAAAAT CAGGAACTTTACAAGCAACTACTGCTTATCACAGAAGAACGAGATACCTTAATTTCTAGGACGGAACAGATGAGTTTAGTTATCAATGAATCAGAAGTTTTAAAGGAGGTTTCTGATAAGAAG CTAATACAGGCTAAAGCTAATATAGAAGAGTTGAACTGTCGGATATCTACCATGGAAGTCAAGATGAAAAAT